The window TGTTTATTCGTCCATCGCTGGCCGCCGCCAACACCTTCCGTTACCAACCGCGAATCGTCGACGGTCAAGCAGTTCCGGTGCCGGCCGTGCGCAATACGTTCCATTATCGGATCAAATAAGAAGGGCGCCGCATCAACGCCATGTCATGCGCCATGGCTGGACCCTGTTTCTGGCTTTTATTAGTCCGCTCGGCAGGGTCAGGTCCCTTTAACGGATCAATGTGCCGCTGAGTCTTTACCTGATATACGATAAATCATATATTCGGAAAGCCGTATATGAGCTGAGACTTCCTGTTCAGGTAGATCCGCCTTCCGTCACACCCTTCACGAAATTCATGAGCGCATCAAGATGTTCGTCCAGGTCAAAAACAAACACTGAGAAACGATATGGCTGACCATCTGACACCGACCACTGTTTTCAAATGCCTGGCTGACGACACTCGGGTGCGCACCATGATGCTCATCACTCGTGAAGGAGAGCTTTGTGTTTGTGAGCTGACCTGTGCGTTGAATGAAAGTCAGCCAAAAGTCTCCAGACACCTGGCACAGCTGCGTAATTGCGGTTTGCTGTCGGACCGTCGGCAAGGCCAATGGGTGTATTACCGACTGCACCCGAATCTTCCTGATTGGGTCCATCAAGTGCTGACCACTGTGCTCGAAAGCAATAAGCGTTGGTTGAGCCCTGACGCCAAACGCCTTGATGAAATGGGCGACCGTCCTGAGCGGGCACTCGCCTGCTGTAAAAGCTAGATCGTTGAAGTGGTTTCACCTGCCGGTAGAAGACGATCAAGCTCCCGGCGAAGCATTCAAAACCGCATGGACGCAGCACCATCCGCTTCTCAGCCAATTCATCGGCCAGTTCGACACTCAGTCGAACTCTCACTGACTACAGATACGGAGCACAACCACATGACCATCAAAGTTGGAATCAATGGCTTTGGTCGGATCGGTCGCCTAGCGCTGAGAGCAGCCTGGAACTGGCCGGAATTCGAGTTCGTACAGATCAACGATCCGGCAGGCGATGCGGTAACCCATGCGCACCTGATCAACTTCGACTCTGTGCATGGTCGCTGGCACAACGAAGCCAGCGCAGAAGGCGATAGCGTCGTCATCGACAGTAAGCGGATCAAAGTAACGGCGAACAAAGCGATTGCCGACACCGACTGGTCGGGTTGCGATCTGGTGATCGAGGCCAGCGGCAAGATGAAAACCGTGGCGGTGTTGCAGGCCTACCTGGATCAGGGCGTCAAGCGTGTGGTGGTCTGCGCTCCAGTAAAGGAAAAAGGCGCGTTGAACGTCGTCATGGGCGTCAACCATCAGCTGTTCAAACCGGCTGAACATCGCATCGTCACGGCCGCTTCGTGCACCACCAACTGCCTGGCGCCAGTGGTGAAAGTGATCCACGAAAAGCTGGGCATTCGCCACGGCTCGATCACCACCATCCATGACCTGACCAACACCCAGAGCATCCTCGATCAGCCGCACAAGGATCTGCGTCGTGCGCGTGCCTCCGGTATGAGTCTGATCCCAACCAGCACGGGTTCGGCCACCGCCATTGCCGAAATCTTTCCGGAGCTGCGTGGGCGCCTCAATGGTCACGCCGTACGCGTTCCGCTGGCCAACGCTTCGCTGACTGACTGTGTCTTTGAAGTCGAGCGAGCCACCACTGTCGAAGAGGTAAATCAGTTCCTCAAGGACGCTTCGGAGAACGAGCTGAAAGACATTCTCGGTTTCGAGGAGCGTCCATTGGTGTCCATCGACTACCGTACTGACCCGCGTTCATCGATCATCGATGCGTTGTCGACCATGGTCATCAATGGCACCCAGGTCAAACTCTATGCCTGGTATGACAACGAATGGGGTTATGCCAACCGCACCGTCGAACTGGCCAAAATGGTCGGTCTGGCAGTCTAAGGAGCGGTCATGAAAGCGTTGTCAGCCCTCGCTCCGGAAGTGCGGCAGTACCTGCTCGTCACGGGCAATTACTGGGCCTTCACCCTCACCGACGGCGCATTGCGCATGTTGGTGGTGCTGCACTTTCACGCGTTGGGCTATAGCCCACTGCAAATCGCGGCGTTGTTTCTGTTCTACGAACTCTTTGGCGTTATCACCAACCTTGTGGGTGGCTACCTCGGCGCCCGTCTGGGGTTGAACCGAACCATGAACATCGGGCTGGGCATTCAGGTCGCGGCGCTGCTGATGCTGACCGTTCCGGTAGCTTGGCTGACCATCCCTTGGGTGATGGGCGCTCAGGCACTGTCGGGAATTGCCAAAGACCTGAACAAGATGAGTGCCAAAAGCTCTATCAAACTCCTGGTCCCCGATGGGCAGCAGGGCAAGCTCTACCAGTGGGTGGCGATCCTCACCGGCTCGAAGAACGCACTCAAGGGCATCGGTTTCTTTCTCGGCGGAGCCTTGCTGGCGCTGATTGGTTTTAAAGGTGCGTTGCTGACTATGGCCAGCGTCCTGACGCTGATCTGGATCAGCAGCCTGATCCTGTTGAAGAAGGACTTGGGCAAGGCCAAGGTCAAGCCCAGGTTTCGCGACATCCTGTCCAAGAGCCGGGCGATCAATATCCTTTCAGCGGCGCGGATGTTCCTGTTCGGTGCCCGCGACGTCTGGTTTGTGGTGGCCTTGCCGGTTTACTTGAGCAGTGTTTTCGGCTGGGACTTCTGGAAGGTTGGCGGTTTCCTCGCAGCTTGGGTGATCGGTTACGGCATTGTGCAGTCCTTCGCTCCGAACATTACCGGCAAGAAACGTGGACACGTACCGGATGGTCGTGCGGCATTTTTATGGGCACTTGCCTTGGCAGGACTACCTGCGGCCATTGCACTAGGGCTGAATGCTGGGCCGTCGCAACAGGTGGTGCTGTTGGGTGGACTGATGGTCTTTGGAGCGCTGTTCGCGGTGAATTCGTCGCTGCACAGCTACCTGATCGTGTCCTATGCCAAGGAAGACGGGGTATCGCTGGACGTGGGCTTTTACTACATGTCCAACGCCATGGGCCGTCTTATCGGCACGGTGCTCTCAGGCTGGGTGTACCAGCTGCATGGATTGGAGGCCTGCTTATGGATATCGAGCGCTTTCGTGCTGCTCGCGGCCTTGATTTCTATCGGGCTGCCCAAGCATTCGGTGTAGAGCGATCTTTTCTTCTATAAATGTCGCGCGGTGTCCTGAGAGGGGCGACAGCAGCCATTGCGCCGTTTTTTTGTTTGTCCATTCGTCCAATGCTCGGCACTTGCAAATACGTTGTCATCTCTCAAATACAAGCACGGACTTCCCGTGTATCAGAACGGAGAGCCAGCATGGACATTGATGAGAATGCTCCTGGAAATAAATCTCAGCAGGGCGTAACGGGCGGCACTGATAACGAAACAGGACATGATTCCAACGAGAAAGAACCTGAGGTTCCGCTGCCTCCAGACGACGAAGCGCCTGTCGATGAAGAAATGGCCGATGTGGATGCCACCAACTCAGTGTCGAGCGAGCATCCAGAGCCTTGACGCTTGCGTGTCGTTCATGAACCTGGCCCAAGCGCCGGTTTTTCAAGCCCGTTCATCAACTGGACTGCACCCCGCGCTAACGCAGAATTCAAATGTGTACGACCCAGAAAAGCTGGACCTCAATTGCGAGGTGGGTATGTCCATTGATTCGAGTTTTGAAGATCGAACACAAGGTTCTGTTCCGTCCAAGCCTGAGCCGGGTTCCGAGGAGCCGCAGCGTCCTGATGATCCAGGCCAGCCCGATCCTTTAAAAAAGCCAAAGGACGAACGTCCTGAAGATTGGAGAGATCCGGCCGAGAGAAACATGCCAGAGGCGGATGAAGAGACGTCGTCAGCTGACAATATGCGGTAATTGAGATAGCCCGACCGCACCGGTGCACTTTCCCGTAATAGTGGTGTTGAGTGGCACCCAGGCAAGTGATTAATAGAAACGCGTAATTAAAGATTGACGGCAGATTCTGGAAGTCTATAATTCGCCCCACTTCCGGCGCAGTCGAAACTGAAAACTCCTTGGTAAACAATGAGTTATGCGGTTTTCGACAGCGAGTTGCTTCAGGTCATCGAAGCCCAGAAGGAGTTGAAAGAGCAGGGTTGCTTGGCTATTTTGACGGTTCGATCTTCTCGGTCGAAAGCGGTGTAAAAGAGGTGTTGACAGCAGCGAGTAACGCTGTAGAATTCGCCTCCCGCTAGCGAGAGATCGAAAGCGCAAGTGGTTGAAGTTTCAAAGGAAACTTTGAAAACTTCGAAAAAAAACCGCTTGACAGCAACAGAGGCTGCTGTAGAATGCGCGCCTCGGTTGAGACGAAAGATCTTAACCAACCGCTCTTTAACAACTGAATCAAGCAATTCGTGTGGGTGCTTGTGGAGTCAGACTGATAGTCAACAAGATTATCAGCATCACAAGTTACTCCGCGAGAAATCAAAGATGTAACCAACGATTGCTGAGCCAAGTTTAGGGTTTCTTAAAAACCCAAAGATGTTTGAACTGAAGAGTTTGATCATGGCTCAGATTGAACGCTGGCGGCAGGCCTAACACATGCAAGTCGAGCGGCAGCACGGGTACTTGTACCTGGTGGCGAGCGGCGGACGGGTGAGTAATGCCTAGGAATCTGCCTGGTAGTGGGGGATAACGCTCGGAAACGGACGCTAATACCGCATACGTCCTACGGGAGAAAGCAGGGGACCTTCGGGCCTTGCGCTATCAGATGAGCCTAGGTCGGATTAGCTAGTTGGTGAGGTAATGGCTCACCAAGGCGACGATCCGTAACTGGTCTGAGAGGATGATCAGTCACACTGGAACTGAGACACGGTCCAGACTCCTACGGGAGGCAGCAGTGGGGAATATTGGACAATGGGCGAAAGCCTGATCCAGCCATGCCGCGTGTGTGAAGAAGGTCTTCGGATTGTAAAGCACTTTAAGTTGGGAGGAAGGGCATTTACCTAATACGTAAGTGTTTTGACGTTACCGACAGAATAAGCACCGGCTAACTCTGTGCCAGCAGCCGCGGTAATACAGAGGGTGCAAGCGTTAATCGGAATTACTGGGCGTAAAGCGCGCGTAGGTGGTTCGTTAAGTTGGATGTGAAATCCCCGGGCTCAACCTGGGAACTGCATTCAAAACTGTCGAGCTAGAGTATGGTAGAGGGTGGTGGAATTTCCTGTGTAGCGGTGAAATGCGTAGATATAGGAAGGAACACCAGTGGCGAAGGCGACCACCTGGACTGATACTGACACTGAGGTGCGAAAGCGTGGGGAGCAAACAGGATTAGATACCCTGGTAGTCCACGCCGTAAACGATGTCAACTAGCCGTTGGGAGCCTTGAGCTCTTAGTGGCGCAGCTAACGCATTAAGTTGACCGCCTGGGGAGTACGGCCGCAAGGTTAAAACTCAAATGAATTGACGGGGGCCCGCACAAGCGGTGGAGCATGTGGTTTAATTCGAAGCAACGCGAAGAACCTTACCAGGCCTTGACATCCAATGAACTTTCCAGAGATGGATTGGTGCCTTCGGGAACATTGAGACAGGTGCTGCATGGCTGTCGTCAGCTCGTGTCGTGAGATGTTGGGTTAAGTCCCGTAACGAGCGCAACCCTTGTCCTTAGTTACCAGCACGTAATGGTGGGCACTCTAAGGAGACTGCCGGTGACAAACCGGAGGAAGGTGGGGATGACGTCAAGTCATCATGGCCCTTACGGCCTGGGCTACACACGTGCTACAATGGTCGGTACAGAGGGTTGCCAAGCCGCGAGGTGGAGCTAATCCCAGAAAACCGATCGTAGTCCGGATCGCAGTCTGCAACTCGACTGCGTGAAGTCGGAATCGCTAGTAATCGCGAATCAGAATGTCGCGGTGAATACGTTCCCGGGCCTTGTACACACCGCCCGTCACACCATGGGAGTGGGTTGCACCAGAAGTAGCTAGTCTAACCTTCGGGAGGACGGTTACCACGGTGTGATTCATGACTGGGGTGAAGTCGTAACAAGGTAGCCGTAGGGGAACCTGCGGCTGGATCACCTCCTTAATCGACGACATCAGCTGCTCCATAAGTTCCCACACGAATTGCTTGATTCATTGAAGAAGACGAGAAGCCAGCCAGCACGGTGGCCGTTGTCGTTAGAGTTTAGAAATGAATATTCCGGTGTGAATATTGATTTCTAGTCTTTGATTAGATCGTTCTTTAAAAATTTGGGTATGTGATAGAAAGATAGACTGGACGTTACTTTCACTGGTAACGGATCAGGCTAAGGTAAAATTTGTGAGTTGCTCTTTGGAGCAAGAATCGAATTTTCGGCGAATGTCGTCTTCACAGTATAACCAGATTGCTTGGGGTTATATGGTCAAGTGAAGAAGCGCATACGGTGGATGCCTTGGCAGTCAGAGGCGATGAAAGACGTGGTAGCCTGCGAAAAGCTTCGGGGAGTCGGCAAACAGACTTTGATCCGGAGATGTCTGAATGGGGGAACCCAGCCATCATAAGATGGTTATCTTAAGCTGAATACATAGGCTTAAGAGGCGAACCAGGGGAACTGAAACATCTAAGTACCCTGAGGAAAAGAAATCAACCGAGATTCCCTTAGTAGTGGCGAGCGAACGGGGACTAGCCCTTAAGTGGCTTTGAGATTAGCGGAACGTTCTGGAAAGTACGGCCATAGTGGGTGATAGCCCTGTACGCGAAAATCTCTTAGTCATGAAATCGAGTAGGACGGAGCACGAGAAACTTTGTCTGAATATGGGGGGACCATCCTCCAAGGCTAAATACTACTGACTGACCGATAGTGAACTAGTACCGTGAGGGAAAGGCGAAAAGAACCCCGGAGAGGGGAGTGAAATAGATCCTGAAACCGTATGCGTACAAGCAGTGGGAGCCCACTTTGTTGGGTGACTGCGTACCTTTTGTATAATGGGTCAGCGACTTATTTTCAGTGGCGAGCTTAACCGAATAGGGGAGGCGTAGCGAAAGCGAGTCTTAATAGGGCGTCTAGTCGCTGGGAATAGACCCGAAACCGGGCGATCTATCCATGGGCAGGTTGAAGGTTGGGTAACACTAACTGGAGGACCGAACCGACTACCGTTGAAAAGTTAGCGGATGACCTGTGGATCGGAGTGAAAGGCTAATCAAGCTCGGAGATAGCTGGTTCTCCTCGAAAGCTATTTAGGTAGCGCCTCATGTATCACTGTAGGGGGTAGAGCACTGTTTCGGCTAGGGGGTCATCCCGACTTACCAAACCGATGCAAACTCCGAATACCTACAAGTGCCGAGCATGGGAGACACACGGCGGGTGCTAACGTCCGTCGTGAAAAGGGAAACAACCCAGACCGTCAGCTAAGGTCCCAAAGTTATGGTTAAGTGGGAAACGATGTGGGAAGGCTTAGACAGCTAGGAGGTTGGCTTAGAAGCAGCCACCCTTTAAAGAAAGCGTAATAGCTCACTAGTCGAGTCGGCCTGCGCGGAAGATGTAACGGGGCTCAAACCATACACCGAAGCTACGGGTATCACTTAGGTGATGCGGTAGAGGAGCGTTCTGTAAGCCTGTGAAGGTGAGTTGAGAAGCTTGCTGGAGGTATCAGAAGTGCGAATGCTGACATGAGTAACGACAATGGGTGTGAAAAACACCCACGCCGAAAGACCAAGGTTTCCTGCGCAACGTTAATCGACGCAGGGTTAGTCGGTCCCTAAGGCGAGGCTGAAAAGCGTAGTCGATGGAAAACAGGTTAATATTCCTGTACTTCTGGTTATTGCGATGGAGGGACGGAGAAGGCTAGGCCAGCTTGGCGTTGGTTGTCCAAGTTTAAGGTGGTAGGCTGGAATCTTAGGTAAATCCGGGATTCCAAGGCCGAGAGCTGATGACGAGTGTTCTTTTAGAACACGAAGTGGTTGATGCCATGCTTCCAAGAAAAGCTTCTAAGCTTCAGGTAACCAGGAACCGTACCCCAAACCGACACAGGTGGTTGGGTAGAGAATACCAAGGCGCTTGAGAGAACTCGGGTGAAGGAACTAGGCAAAATGGCACCGTAACTTCGGGAGAAGGTGCGCCGGTGAGGGTGAAGCATTTACTGCGTAAGCCCATGCCGGTCGAAGATACCAGGCCGCTGCGACTGTTTATTAAAAACACAGCACTCTGCAAACACGAAAGTGGACGTATAGGGTGTGACGCCTGCCCGGTGCCGGAAGGTTAATTGATGGGGTTAGCTAACGCGAAGCTCTTGATCGAAGCCCCGGTAAACGGCGGCCGTAACTATAACGGTCCTAAGGTAGCGAAATTCCTTGTCGGGTAAGTTCCGACCTGCACGAATGGCGTAACGATGGCGGCGCTGTCTCCACCCGAGACTCAGTGAAATTGAAATCGCTGTGAAGATGCAGTGTATCCGCGGCTAGACGGAAAGACCCCGTGAACCTTTACTATAGCTTTGCACTGGACTTTGAATTTGCTTGTGTAGGATAGGTGGGAGGCTTTGAAGCGTGGACGCCAGTTCGCGTGGAGCCAACCTTGAAATACCACCCTGGCAACTTTGAGGTTCTAACTCAGGTCCGTTATCCGGATCGAGGACAGTGTATGGTGGGTAGTTTGACTGGGGCGGTCTCCTCCTAAAGAGTAACGGAGGAGTACGAAGGTGCGCTCAGACCGGTCGGAAATCGGTCGTAGAGTATAAAGGCAAAAGCGCGCTTGACTGCGAGACAGACACGTCGAGCAGGTACGAAAGTAGGTCTTAGTGATCCGGTGGTTCTGTATGGAAGGGCCATCGCTCAACGGATAAAAGGTACTCCGGGGATAACAGGCTGATACCGCCCAAGAGTTCATATCGACGGCGGTGTTTGGCACCTCGATGTCGGCTCATCACATCCTGGGGCTGAAGCCGGTCCCAAGGGTATGGCTGTTCGCCATTTAAAGTGGTACGCGAGCTGGGTTTAGAACGTCGTGAGACAGTTCGGTCCCTATCTGCCGTGGACGTTTGAGATTTGAGAGGGGCTGCTCCTAGTACGAGAGGACCGGAGTGGACGAACCTCTGGTGTTCCGGTTGTCACGCCAGTGGCATTGCCGGGTAGCTATGTTCGGAATAGATAACCGCTGAAAGCATCTAAGCGGGAAACTAGCCTCAAGATGAGATCTCACTGGGACCTTGAGTCCCCTGAAGGGCCGTCGAAGACTACGACGTTGATAGGTTGGGTGTGTAAGCGCTGTGAGGCGTTGAGCTAACCAATACTAATTGCCCGTGAGGCTTGACCATATAACACCCAAGCAATTTGCATGCTTCGAGCTGAAAGGCAAAGGGCACCAGATTGCGGTGTGTGAAGACGAAACGAACCGAAAGTTCGAGATACTCACAAAACACCTGGCTATCACATACCCATTCGCTGGAGCGTGAACCTGCAAAGGCCCACGACCTGGCTACCGAATTTCTTGACGACCATAGAGCATTGGAACCACCTGATCCCATCCCGAACTCAGCAGTGAAACGATGCATCGCCGATGGTAGTGTGGGGTTTCCCCATGTGAGAGTAGGTCATCGTCAAGATCAAATTCCGAAACCCCTATCTGCGTATGCAGGTAGGGGTTTTGTTTTGTCCGCAGGAAAATGCGAACGGACATCGCCGGTACTTGATCGCATGCCGGCAGTTGCCAAGAAGCCCAACCTTTTCAGGTTGGGCTTTTTCAGGTCTGAAAAAGTGAATTCACTGATCCTTTTCGCAGTTCACCATCCACGACACACCAAATCGATCAACCAACATGCCGAACCGAGCCGCCCAGAACGTGGTTTCCAGTGGCATTTCAACCTTGCCACCGTCCGACAATGCAGAGAACACCCGTTCAGCCTCCGCAATGCTGTCGACATTCAGTGAAACCGAACAGCCGCTCATTTCGTCAGTAGGGCGATCAGGTGTTGTGTCTGAGCCCATGAGCGCCTGATCGCCCACTAGCAAGCGGGTGTGGATGATCAGGTTGTGGTAGTCCGCCGGAAAGTGTTCGCGCGCGGGGCTTTCACCGAAGGTCATCATGACTTCGATCTGGCCTGGCAGGTTTTGGGCATAGAAGGTGAAGGCGGCTTTGCAGTCGCCGTTGAAGATCAGGTAGGGATTGATTTTCATGCTTTGCTCCCGTTAACGAGTAAGCGGAGGGAGGCTGAATTCACCTCCGGCTCCGCAGTGATTGGGTTCCCATTAGCAAAGCGTTAGAGGTGGTGACTGGCAGGAATTGTTTAGATGTTTTTTCTATTGAAACAGCATGGCTTATGGCTTCCGATGCCTATGTCGATCCGCGGTCACTGGGGAAATCGTCCTGGACTCAAGCTGCTGCGCGTGGAGCCGAGGGACGCAGCAAACGTTCGATGGCTCCACTCACAAGACTCTCCAACAGCTCAACGTGCTCTCGCTCGTCCAGAGAATGTTGCGCCAACCATCCGGGCGCACCGTTGAGTAAGTTTGCGATTGCATGTCCGGCGGCCAGCAGACCCTGTTCACTGAAGCGGGACCGGGCGCCGAGCATCAGCAGCAATTTGCGCTGGTATTGTTCGCGCAGTTGCCGAACCCGTTCCTGTTGCTCTTCATTCAGGCAGCCGCTGTCACGCTCTGCCAGACGAAAATGCCAAGGCATTTCCTGATGCAGGTTCAAATGCGCTCGGATAAGAGCCTGGAGTTTGTCACGTTTTGCCGGCGCCTTTTGCTCGATCCTCCCCAAGGTTGCCAACAGCTCTTCGTAGAACTCTTCGATCAGGTCGAGCAGCAAGTGCTGTTTGCTGGGGTAATGGTGATACAACGAGCCGGGAGCGAGTCCCAGGCAGGTCGCGAGCTCGCGCATGCCGACCTGTCCGAAACCTTTGCAGGCGAACAGCTCCAACACCTTGTCCCGGTACTCGGCAAAGCGCGAGCAACGCTCAGGCATAGGCATGGAAGCCACGCCCCGTTTTGCGCCCCAGGTAACCGGCGGCAACCATTTCCTTGAGCAGTGGAGCAGGACGGTACTTGCTATCGTTGAAGCCGTCGTAGAAGGCTTCGAGGATCGCCAGCACGGTGTCCAGGCCAATCAGGTCCGCCAATGCCAGTGGCCCGATCGGCTGATTGCAGCCCAGGCGCATGCCGGCGTCGATATCTTCGGCGCTGGCCAGGCCTTCCTGAAACACCAGGATCGCTTCGTTGATCATCGGCACCAGAATCCGGTTGACCACGAAACCCGGACGGTTGCCCGCGGTGATCGCGGTTTTGCCGAGCGTGGTCGCCATGTCCAGCGCCAGGGCGTGGGTGGTATCGCTGGTTTGCAAACCGCGAATCACCTCGATCAGGCCCATCACCGGCACCGGGTTGAAGAAGTGCAGACCGATGAAGCGCTCAGGCTGGCTCACGCTGGCAGCGAGTTGGGTGATGGACAGCGAAGACGTGTTGGAGGCAATCACGCAATCGTCGCTGACCTGCGCGGCGATCTGTTGCAGCACACGCAGTTTCAGCTCGAGATTTTCGGTCGCGGCTTCGATCACCAGTTGCACGTTCTGCAGGTTGCTGTAGTCGGTGCTGGTGCGGATCTTGTCGAGGGCGGCGAGTTTTTGCTCTTGCGTCAGCGTTTCCTTGGCGATCTGTCGATCAAGGTTTTTACCGACGGTTGCGACGGCCTTTTGCAGGGCGCTCTCGGAGATGTCGAGCAAGGTCACGTTAAAACCGGCCAAGGCACAGACTTGCGCAATGCCATTGCCCATGGTGCCTGCGCCGATCACGCCAATGTTTTGCAGATTCATGTCCTGTCCTTCCGATCAAATCCCGCGATACCTTGGCCGCCGTAGTGGCCGAAGGCGTACTATTGGCCGCGAGTCTAGAGCCGGCAGGGCGGTTGTCCTATGCCGAAACTGTTCAACGGCACTGGTGTTTTTTGCCATTCGGGTGATGGGGAGAGAAGCGTTCACATGCGGGAAAAGGACTCGGTTTCCGCCTACTTCGTGCAGGCAATGATCCATGGGCTGGGAAACAATCCGCAACGTCAGAGGGCTGCGCTTGAACAGGCCGGCATCGATCCGGCGTTGATTGCGCAGCCTACCGCGCGCGTACCGGCGAGTGCGTTTGCCGCGTTGTGGCTGATTCAGATCCGCGAGCTCAACGATGAGTTCTTCGGGCTCGACTCCCATGGCATGCCGCCGGGCGGTTTCGCCCTGATCTGCCGGGCATTGATTCAGGAACCTGACCTGCACAGAGCCATGCGCCAGTGCCTGGCCAACTTCGCGCTGTTCCTCCACGACTTTCGCGGCACGCTGACGGTGCGCGGAAAACGTGCGGTGATCAGCTTGCAAAACCACTCACCAAACAGCGACGTCAGTCGTTTGGGCGAGGAGACGTTTCTGGTGTTGATGATCAGTCTGCTCTGCTGGCTGGGGGGGCGGCGCATCCCTATTGATCGCGCAGATTTTCGCCATGAGCGTGTGTCGCTCAGCGATGACCGTTTACTCTGGGGACCGAACCTTACCTTTGGTGCCGAGCGCACCGAAATCGAATTCGCCAGTCATTATCTGCGTCTGCCGGTGGTCCAGGATCTGGCCTCACTGAAAGTGTTTTTGCGCACCGCGCCACAATGGCTGGTGATCCGTTTTCGTAATCAGCACGGACTGGCGTCGCAGGTCCATCAGCGCCTGCGTAACAGTCATTACAGCCAATGGCCGACCTTGCAGGCCTTCGCCCAGGAGCAACACCTGAGCCCCAGCACCTTTCGCCGAAAACTGGAGCGAGAAGGGTGTTCGTATCAAGAGATCAAGGATGAGGTACGACGTGGTGTTGCGTTTGAGCAACTGCGTCAGAGCAAGGCGAGTATCAGCGATATTGCCGAACAGCTTGGCTTTCAGGAGCCAAGCGCGTTTCACCGGGCGTTCAAGAAGTGGACGGGGGAAAGTCCCGGACGGTATCGGGCCCGGTATCAGGGGGAGCTCACTGAGTGAACCCTGTTCTTGATCGTTTCACTTCCTTACTCGACCAGGCGAGACGCGCCTTGCTGCTGGTCTGGGCAACGTCTCGCGGACTGTTTCTGGGGTTGGTACTGGCGACATTGATCGCCGGTGTGCTTCCCGCGCTGGCCGCTTGGTTAGGCCAACGCATTGTCGATGCTGTCGTCACCGCTATGCAGTTGCACGCACAACAGGGCAGTGCGCCGTTGTGGCCGGTCGTGCGTTATGTGCTGTTTGAAGCGGGCGTGCTCGCGTTGCTGTCCGGGACTCAACGGGCGCTGTCGGTTCAGCAATCGCTGTTGCGGGTGCAGTTGGGACAGAAGGTCAACACGATGATTCTGGAGAAGGCCCAGACGTTATCGCTGGTGCAGTTCGAAAACTCCGAGTTCTACGACAAGTTGGTTCGGGTGCGCCGTGAAGCCTCGACCCGGCCGTTGGCGTTGGTGATGAAGTCGTTGGGGCTGATCCAGAATCTGATCGTCTTGATCAGCTTCGGTGTGTTGCTGGTGCATTTTTCGCCTTGGGCTCTGGTGCTGCTGGTTATTGGCGCGTTGCCGGTGTTCTTCGCCGAAGCGCATTTTTCCGGCGATGCTTTCAGACTGTTCACTCGTCGTGCGCCGGAGAGTCGACAACAGAATTACATCGAGACGCTGCTTTCCCATGAGGGCTACATCAAAGAGGTCAAACTGTTCGGTTTCGCGCCGCTGTTGTTGCAACGTTATCGCGACACGTTCGCACGGCTTTATGCCGAAGACCGGCGCCTGACGCTACGTCGGGATGGCTGGGGGTTTGTCCTCGGTCTACTGGGCACCGGCGCATTTTATCTGGCCTATGCCTGGGTCGTAATCGATACCGTCCACGGCAACATCAGCCTCGGGCAGATGACTATGTACCTGGTGTTGTTCAAGCAGGGACAGACGGCAGTCAGCAGCAGCTTGAGTGCCATCAGCGGTCTCTACGAGGATGGCC of the Pseudomonas frederiksbergensis genome contains:
- a CDS encoding metalloregulator ArsR/SmtB family transcription factor gives rise to the protein MADHLTPTTVFKCLADDTRVRTMMLITREGELCVCELTCALNESQPKVSRHLAQLRNCGLLSDRRQGQWVYYRLHPNLPDWVHQVLTTVLESNKRWLSPDAKRLDEMGDRPERALACCKS
- a CDS encoding ArsJ-associated glyceraldehyde-3-phosphate dehydrogenase — its product is MTIKVGINGFGRIGRLALRAAWNWPEFEFVQINDPAGDAVTHAHLINFDSVHGRWHNEASAEGDSVVIDSKRIKVTANKAIADTDWSGCDLVIEASGKMKTVAVLQAYLDQGVKRVVVCAPVKEKGALNVVMGVNHQLFKPAEHRIVTAASCTTNCLAPVVKVIHEKLGIRHGSITTIHDLTNTQSILDQPHKDLRRARASGMSLIPTSTGSATAIAEIFPELRGRLNGHAVRVPLANASLTDCVFEVERATTVEEVNQFLKDASENELKDILGFEERPLVSIDYRTDPRSSIIDALSTMVINGTQVKLYAWYDNEWGYANRTVELAKMVGLAV
- the arsJ gene encoding organoarsenical effux MFS transporter ArsJ, with the translated sequence MKALSALAPEVRQYLLVTGNYWAFTLTDGALRMLVVLHFHALGYSPLQIAALFLFYELFGVITNLVGGYLGARLGLNRTMNIGLGIQVAALLMLTVPVAWLTIPWVMGAQALSGIAKDLNKMSAKSSIKLLVPDGQQGKLYQWVAILTGSKNALKGIGFFLGGALLALIGFKGALLTMASVLTLIWISSLILLKKDLGKAKVKPRFRDILSKSRAINILSAARMFLFGARDVWFVVALPVYLSSVFGWDFWKVGGFLAAWVIGYGIVQSFAPNITGKKRGHVPDGRAAFLWALALAGLPAAIALGLNAGPSQQVVLLGGLMVFGALFAVNSSLHSYLIVSYAKEDGVSLDVGFYYMSNAMGRLIGTVLSGWVYQLHGLEACLWISSAFVLLAALISIGLPKHSV
- a CDS encoding VOC family protein; its protein translation is MKINPYLIFNGDCKAAFTFYAQNLPGQIEVMMTFGESPAREHFPADYHNLIIHTRLLVGDQALMGSDTTPDRPTDEMSGCSVSLNVDSIAEAERVFSALSDGGKVEMPLETTFWAARFGMLVDRFGVSWMVNCEKDQ
- a CDS encoding TetR/AcrR family transcriptional regulator, which produces MPMPERCSRFAEYRDKVLELFACKGFGQVGMRELATCLGLAPGSLYHHYPSKQHLLLDLIEEFYEELLATLGRIEQKAPAKRDKLQALIRAHLNLHQEMPWHFRLAERDSGCLNEEQQERVRQLREQYQRKLLLMLGARSRFSEQGLLAAGHAIANLLNGAPGWLAQHSLDEREHVELLESLVSGAIERLLRPSAPRAAA
- a CDS encoding 3-hydroxybutyryl-CoA dehydrogenase, giving the protein MNLQNIGVIGAGTMGNGIAQVCALAGFNVTLLDISESALQKAVATVGKNLDRQIAKETLTQEQKLAALDKIRTSTDYSNLQNVQLVIEAATENLELKLRVLQQIAAQVSDDCVIASNTSSLSITQLAASVSQPERFIGLHFFNPVPVMGLIEVIRGLQTSDTTHALALDMATTLGKTAITAGNRPGFVVNRILVPMINEAILVFQEGLASAEDIDAGMRLGCNQPIGPLALADLIGLDTVLAILEAFYDGFNDSKYRPAPLLKEMVAAGYLGRKTGRGFHAYA
- a CDS encoding AraC family transcriptional regulator — protein: MREKDSVSAYFVQAMIHGLGNNPQRQRAALEQAGIDPALIAQPTARVPASAFAALWLIQIRELNDEFFGLDSHGMPPGGFALICRALIQEPDLHRAMRQCLANFALFLHDFRGTLTVRGKRAVISLQNHSPNSDVSRLGEETFLVLMISLLCWLGGRRIPIDRADFRHERVSLSDDRLLWGPNLTFGAERTEIEFASHYLRLPVVQDLASLKVFLRTAPQWLVIRFRNQHGLASQVHQRLRNSHYSQWPTLQAFAQEQHLSPSTFRRKLEREGCSYQEIKDEVRRGVAFEQLRQSKASISDIAEQLGFQEPSAFHRAFKKWTGESPGRYRARYQGELTE